One Nicotiana tomentosiformis chromosome 4, ASM39032v3, whole genome shotgun sequence genomic window carries:
- the LOC138910518 gene encoding phosphoribosylaminoimidazole carboxylase, chloroplastic-like, translating into MVEIEHVDVGTLEKIERQGVDCEPKASTIRIIQDYQSLFGSIIVFCKSIKIFRRSTFLNMQLHFLDYAGDLFGCPLMIKNRRLAYDGRGNAVANSEEELSSAIYGDTSIIM; encoded by the exons ATGGTTGAGATCGAGCATGTTGATGTGGGTACACTTGAGAAGATTGAACGTCAAGGTGTGGATTGTGAACCTAAAGCTTCTACTATTCGTATAATCCAG GATTATCAATCTTTGTTTGGTTCAATTATTGTATTTTGTAAAAGTATAAAAATCTTCAGAAGATCCACTTTTCTCAACATGCAATTACACTTCCTAGATTATGCAG GGGATCTGTTTGGTTGTCCTCTGATGATAAAGAACAGGAGGCTGGCGTATGATGGGCGTGGCAATGCTGTAGCTAACAGTGAGGAGGAGCTCTCTTCTGCAATTTATGGTGATACGTCTATAATTATGTAA